In Sander lucioperca isolate FBNREF2018 chromosome 21, SLUC_FBN_1.2, whole genome shotgun sequence, the following proteins share a genomic window:
- the zmp:0000001062 gene encoding GTPase IMAP family member 7 isoform X2, with amino-acid sequence MVVGSLGENCPDIMPGSERGNTADLPPQRGEQMEPLRIMLLGKSGVGKSSSGNTILGRTVFLSDMKLKRVTRDCEKETGTVKDVPVAVIDTPGLFETIKTKEVIVRDILKCVKLQEPGPHVFVLVVPVGRMTQEDLDTNTLIEAMFGTRVWDYTIVLFTHGDRLGGKTINDVITESEDDLRNFIRKCSGGFHVFDNKNPEDQEQVTSFVAKIQTLVALNGGHYYSSDLYPSHERKIREKQESLLTERDTEISRKEKQLKEQFQGQELEAKKKGLWRKEEDKARAEAEKYIRNTYVLNRIIFLGLILVIGLALLAPIVGFPAVIVIAILYFFKESILRMSMSAKIPWLSKKIQ; translated from the exons ATGGTAGTTGGCAGCTTGGGTGAAAACTGCCCTGACATCATGCCTGGTTCAGAGCGAGGTAACAcggcagaccttcctccgcagcgcggCGAACAG ATGGAGCCCTTGAGGATCATGCTTCTTGGGAAGAGTGGGGTAGGCAAGAGCTCGAGTGGGAACACCATCCTCGGGCGCACTGTGTTTCTATCAGACATGAAGCTGAAGAGAGTCACCAGAGACTGTGAAAAAGAGACTGGGACAGTGAAGGATGTGCCTGTTGCTGTGATCGACACACCCGGCCTTTTTGAGACCATAAAAACCAAGGAGGTCATTGTGCGAGATATTCTCAAGTGTGTCAAACTCCAGGAACCAGGCCCTCACGTCTTTGTGCTAGTAGTCCCCGTAGGACGGATGACTCAGGAAGACCTAGATACCAACACACTGATCGAAGCAATGTTTGGCACGAGGGTGTGGGACTACACTATCGTGCTGTTCACGCACGGGGATCGCCTGGGTGGGAAAACGATCAACGATGTCATCACGGAGAGTGAGGACGACCTTCGCAACTTCATACGCAAGTGCAGCGGCGGCTTCCATGTCTTCGACAACAAGAACCCGGAGGACCAGGAGCAGGTGACGAGCTTCGTGGCCAAAATCCAGACCCTGGTGGCCCTGAATGGAGGCCATTATTACAGCTCGGACCTGTATCCCTCACATGAGAGGAAGATTAGGGAAAAACAGGAGAGCTTACTGACGGAGAGAGATACTGAGATCAGCCGCAAggagaaacagctgaaggagcaaTTCCAAGGGCAAGAGCTGGAGGCGAAGAAGAAGGGCCTGTGGAGGAAAGAGGAGGACAAAGCGAGAGCAGAGGCAGAGAAATACATCCGCAATACCTACGTTCTGAATCGCATCATCTTCCTGGGACTGATACTGGTAATAGGTCTGGCTCTTCTGGCACCAATTGTGGGGTTTCCGGCAGTGATTGTGATTGCcattttgtatttcttcaaGGAGTCAATTCTTCGTATGTCTATGTCTGCAAAAATACCGTGGCTTTCTAAGAAAATCCAATAG
- the zmp:0000001062 gene encoding GTPase IMAP family member 7 isoform X1 translates to MVVGSLGENCPDIMPGSERGNTADLPPQRGEQQWDLGEQMEPLRIMLLGKSGVGKSSSGNTILGRTVFLSDMKLKRVTRDCEKETGTVKDVPVAVIDTPGLFETIKTKEVIVRDILKCVKLQEPGPHVFVLVVPVGRMTQEDLDTNTLIEAMFGTRVWDYTIVLFTHGDRLGGKTINDVITESEDDLRNFIRKCSGGFHVFDNKNPEDQEQVTSFVAKIQTLVALNGGHYYSSDLYPSHERKIREKQESLLTERDTEISRKEKQLKEQFQGQELEAKKKGLWRKEEDKARAEAEKYIRNTYVLNRIIFLGLILVIGLALLAPIVGFPAVIVIAILYFFKESILRMSMSAKIPWLSKKIQ, encoded by the exons ATGGTAGTTGGCAGCTTGGGTGAAAACTGCCCTGACATCATGCCTGGTTCAGAGCGAGGTAACAcggcagaccttcctccgcagcgcggCGAACAGCAGTGGGATCTGGGGGAAC AGATGGAGCCCTTGAGGATCATGCTTCTTGGGAAGAGTGGGGTAGGCAAGAGCTCGAGTGGGAACACCATCCTCGGGCGCACTGTGTTTCTATCAGACATGAAGCTGAAGAGAGTCACCAGAGACTGTGAAAAAGAGACTGGGACAGTGAAGGATGTGCCTGTTGCTGTGATCGACACACCCGGCCTTTTTGAGACCATAAAAACCAAGGAGGTCATTGTGCGAGATATTCTCAAGTGTGTCAAACTCCAGGAACCAGGCCCTCACGTCTTTGTGCTAGTAGTCCCCGTAGGACGGATGACTCAGGAAGACCTAGATACCAACACACTGATCGAAGCAATGTTTGGCACGAGGGTGTGGGACTACACTATCGTGCTGTTCACGCACGGGGATCGCCTGGGTGGGAAAACGATCAACGATGTCATCACGGAGAGTGAGGACGACCTTCGCAACTTCATACGCAAGTGCAGCGGCGGCTTCCATGTCTTCGACAACAAGAACCCGGAGGACCAGGAGCAGGTGACGAGCTTCGTGGCCAAAATCCAGACCCTGGTGGCCCTGAATGGAGGCCATTATTACAGCTCGGACCTGTATCCCTCACATGAGAGGAAGATTAGGGAAAAACAGGAGAGCTTACTGACGGAGAGAGATACTGAGATCAGCCGCAAggagaaacagctgaaggagcaaTTCCAAGGGCAAGAGCTGGAGGCGAAGAAGAAGGGCCTGTGGAGGAAAGAGGAGGACAAAGCGAGAGCAGAGGCAGAGAAATACATCCGCAATACCTACGTTCTGAATCGCATCATCTTCCTGGGACTGATACTGGTAATAGGTCTGGCTCTTCTGGCACCAATTGTGGGGTTTCCGGCAGTGATTGTGATTGCcattttgtatttcttcaaGGAGTCAATTCTTCGTATGTCTATGTCTGCAAAAATACCGTGGCTTTCTAAGAAAATCCAATAG